Proteins encoded within one genomic window of Bacillus thuringiensis:
- a CDS encoding ABC transporter ATP-binding protein: MKRDETIWFHPFLFTIKNGGNVMKEYKRILLPLQKEKILVIAAVCSGFFAAILNLSRPLFMGLIVDNLIQRELKGAYLYIALFAGSRFMMWINNLSFDYVSSKASQRILREKRIDVLRHFFLLPFEESEKIKQGELETLVVSDIPNWVRLYASILIEYIHAIAQFIGAFIALQHIDIQFILWITPFLFLSATVPMLFGEKVRNIASIAQKNQSSVVEMVSQFVKGVQDLRSLQKEKWAIRLFKRVTAQSYKTEVKKTMMQHCIGVVGTVIETGAYIVVLIIGVQKIMRGEIEVGSLVAVLATIEMLFFPVRYVGDLLIMTQVAVASASRVFFFLDKRVANSNVERAMGMIITNVSFQESEEEKCRINNIDLKINPGEFVIIVGESGAGKTTLLKLMTGLYKPSNGSVVYYGQKARMTTVWQEPRFFRTTVKENIYFEEEGGENELEKNAGLVNVTPIVRGLPEGIQTVLHKSGEEFSGGERKRLALLRAIVSNPHLIILDEPTAGLDPSNQECVWNMIEGLGREVTRIVATHDVEKVILADRVVIMKEGSIVACGSPEKLINSHSF, encoded by the coding sequence ATGAAAAGGGATGAAACCATTTGGTTTCATCCCTTTCTTTTTACTATAAAAAATGGAGGAAACGTCATGAAAGAATATAAAAGAATATTGTTACCGTTACAGAAAGAAAAAATATTAGTAATAGCAGCTGTATGCAGTGGTTTTTTTGCAGCTATTTTAAATTTATCCCGTCCACTATTTATGGGGCTAATTGTAGATAACCTTATTCAACGGGAATTAAAAGGTGCGTATTTGTACATCGCATTGTTTGCGGGTAGCCGCTTTATGATGTGGATAAACAATCTTTCATTCGATTATGTAAGCTCAAAAGCAAGTCAGCGAATATTACGAGAGAAGCGTATAGATGTATTGCGCCATTTTTTTCTATTACCGTTTGAAGAGAGTGAGAAAATCAAACAAGGAGAGCTAGAAACGTTAGTCGTGTCTGATATTCCAAACTGGGTCAGATTATATGCTTCTATATTAATAGAATATATACACGCCATTGCGCAATTTATAGGTGCGTTCATAGCACTACAACATATAGATATACAGTTCATATTGTGGATAACTCCGTTTTTATTTTTAAGTGCAACGGTTCCGATGTTGTTTGGGGAAAAGGTAAGAAATATCGCAAGCATTGCTCAAAAAAATCAGTCAAGTGTCGTAGAGATGGTGTCACAGTTTGTAAAAGGAGTACAAGATTTGCGTAGTTTGCAAAAAGAAAAATGGGCCATTCGCTTATTTAAGAGAGTAACAGCACAATCGTATAAAACAGAAGTAAAGAAGACGATGATGCAACATTGCATTGGAGTAGTTGGAACGGTCATTGAAACAGGAGCATATATCGTTGTTCTCATTATAGGTGTACAAAAAATAATGAGGGGAGAAATAGAAGTTGGTTCACTCGTTGCAGTGTTAGCCACAATTGAGATGCTCTTTTTCCCTGTCCGTTATGTGGGCGATTTATTAATAATGACACAAGTTGCAGTCGCTTCGGCAAGTAGAGTTTTTTTCTTTTTAGATAAACGAGTGGCAAATAGTAATGTAGAAAGAGCGATGGGGATGATAATAACAAATGTTTCATTTCAGGAGAGTGAAGAAGAGAAATGTAGAATTAATAATATTGATTTGAAAATTAATCCTGGTGAATTCGTTATCATTGTCGGAGAAAGTGGTGCAGGAAAAACAACGCTTTTAAAATTAATGACAGGTTTGTATAAACCATCTAACGGTAGCGTTGTTTATTATGGTCAAAAGGCTCGAATGACTACAGTGTGGCAAGAACCTCGTTTTTTTCGGACGACAGTAAAAGAGAATATATATTTCGAGGAAGAGGGGGGAGAAAACGAGTTAGAAAAAAATGCTGGACTTGTAAATGTAACGCCGATTGTTAGGGGGTTACCTGAAGGAATTCAAACTGTACTACATAAAAGCGGTGAAGAGTTTTCGGGAGGAGAAAGAAAGCGTCTTGCATTATTGCGAGCAATTGTTTCAAATCCTCATCTTATTATTTTAGATGAACCGACCGCGGGATTAGATCCGAGCAATCAAGAATGTGTTTGGAATATGATAGAAGGACTAGGAAGAGAGGTCACGAGAATTGTAGCGACACATGATGTAGAAAAAGTAATACTAGCAGATCGCGTTGTCATCATGAAAGAAGGAAGTATTGTTGCGTGTGGAAGTCCTGAAAAATTAATAAATAGTCATTCATTTTGA
- the acnA gene encoding aconitate hydratase AcnA: MVKHNPFQSRATFEVDGKTYHYYDLKALENAGVGNVSQLPYSVKVLLESVLRQVDGRVITEEHVTNLAKWGTKDVQDIDVPFKPSRVILQDFTGVPAVVDLASLRKAMADMGGDPDKINPEITVDLVIDHSVQVDRAGTADALAFNMDLEFKRNEERYKFLSWAQKSFDNYRAVPPATGIVHQVNLEYLAPVVHAVKNAEGDLVAYPDSLVGTDSHTTMINGIGVLGWGVGGIEAEAGMLGQPSYFPVPEVIGVKLTGTLPSGTTATDVALKVTQVLRQKGVVGKFVEFFGNGLKSMPLADRATISNMAPEYGATCGFFPIDDISLEYLRLTGRDEEQIRVVEEYCKANGLFYTADSKDPIYTDLVEIDLNTIESNLSGPKRPQDLIPLSDMKDAFHKAVVAPVGTQGLGFNEQEFDKEVKVTLEDKEVTMKTGAIAIAAITSCTNTSNPYVLIGAGLVAKKAIEKGLVVPEYVKTSLAPGSKVVTEYLDKSGLTTYLDQLGFQTVGYGCTTCIGNSGPLAEELEEAIAANDLLVTSVLSGNRNFEGRIHPLVKANYLASPPLVVAYALAGTVDIDLKNDEIGKDANGKAVYFNDIWPSAKEIEDVVQNVVTSELFKKEYAQVFNSNERWNEIQTSNEALYTWDNDSTYIQNPPFFEGLSKEPGEVETLSGLRVVGKFGDSVTTDHISPAGSIGKHTPAGRYLLENGVQPVDFNSYGSRRGNHEVMMRGTFANIRIKNQIAPGTEGGYTTYWPTGEVTSIYDAAMKYKEDGTGLLVVAGKDYGMGSSRDWAAKGTNLLGIKAVIAESFERIHRSNLVLMGVLPLQFKDGESAETLGLVGNESFEIQIDKTVRPRDLVKVVATDADGNEKQFEVVARFDSEVEIDYYRHGGILQMVLREKIEESKVSN, encoded by the coding sequence ATGGTCAAACATAATCCATTTCAATCACGTGCAACTTTTGAAGTAGATGGAAAAACGTATCATTATTATGATTTGAAAGCGCTTGAAAACGCAGGGGTTGGCAACGTATCTCAATTACCATATTCCGTGAAAGTTTTACTTGAATCAGTACTTCGTCAAGTAGATGGACGTGTAATTACAGAAGAGCATGTTACAAATTTAGCGAAATGGGGAACGAAAGATGTGCAAGATATCGATGTTCCATTTAAACCATCTCGTGTAATTTTACAAGATTTCACTGGTGTTCCAGCTGTTGTAGATTTGGCTTCGCTTCGTAAAGCAATGGCAGACATGGGTGGGGATCCTGATAAAATTAATCCAGAAATTACTGTAGACCTTGTAATTGACCACTCTGTACAGGTTGATAGAGCGGGTACGGCAGACGCGCTTGCATTCAACATGGACTTAGAGTTTAAACGTAATGAAGAACGTTATAAATTTTTAAGCTGGGCACAAAAATCATTTGATAACTATCGTGCAGTTCCACCAGCTACAGGTATTGTACACCAAGTAAACCTTGAATATTTAGCACCAGTCGTTCATGCTGTGAAAAATGCTGAAGGTGACTTAGTTGCATACCCAGATTCATTAGTTGGAACAGACTCACATACAACAATGATTAACGGTATCGGCGTTCTTGGATGGGGCGTTGGTGGTATTGAAGCAGAAGCAGGAATGCTAGGACAGCCTTCATACTTCCCAGTACCTGAAGTAATCGGTGTGAAATTAACTGGTACACTTCCAAGTGGTACTACAGCAACTGACGTTGCATTAAAAGTAACACAAGTATTACGTCAAAAAGGTGTAGTTGGTAAATTTGTTGAGTTCTTCGGTAATGGACTAAAGAGCATGCCTTTAGCTGACCGTGCAACAATTTCAAACATGGCACCAGAATACGGTGCAACTTGTGGATTCTTCCCAATTGACGATATTTCATTAGAATACTTACGTTTAACAGGTAGAGATGAAGAACAAATTCGCGTTGTTGAAGAATATTGTAAAGCGAACGGCTTATTCTATACAGCAGACAGCAAAGATCCAATTTACACTGATCTTGTTGAAATTGATTTAAATACAATTGAATCTAACCTTTCTGGACCAAAACGCCCACAAGATTTAATTCCACTTTCAGATATGAAAGATGCGTTCCACAAAGCTGTTGTAGCACCAGTTGGAACACAAGGACTTGGATTTAATGAGCAAGAGTTCGATAAAGAAGTGAAGGTTACATTAGAAGATAAAGAAGTAACGATGAAAACAGGTGCAATTGCAATCGCTGCAATTACAAGCTGTACAAATACATCAAACCCATACGTATTAATTGGGGCAGGACTAGTTGCGAAGAAAGCAATTGAAAAAGGGCTTGTAGTACCTGAGTACGTAAAAACATCATTAGCACCAGGATCTAAAGTTGTTACTGAGTACTTAGATAAATCAGGTTTAACAACATATTTAGATCAATTAGGTTTCCAAACAGTTGGTTACGGCTGTACGACTTGTATCGGTAACTCTGGTCCACTAGCAGAGGAATTAGAAGAAGCAATCGCAGCAAACGATTTATTAGTAACATCTGTTTTATCTGGTAACCGTAACTTTGAAGGTCGTATTCACCCGCTTGTAAAAGCAAACTATTTAGCATCACCACCACTTGTTGTGGCATATGCACTTGCAGGTACTGTTGATATTGACCTGAAAAATGATGAAATCGGTAAAGATGCAAATGGCAAAGCTGTTTACTTCAACGATATTTGGCCATCAGCTAAAGAAATTGAAGATGTAGTTCAAAACGTTGTTACATCTGAACTGTTCAAGAAAGAATATGCACAAGTATTTAACAGCAATGAGCGTTGGAATGAAATCCAAACTTCAAACGAAGCTTTATATACTTGGGATAATGATTCAACATACATTCAAAACCCACCGTTCTTTGAAGGATTATCTAAAGAGCCAGGTGAAGTTGAAACGTTATCAGGCTTACGCGTAGTTGGTAAATTTGGTGATTCTGTAACGACAGACCATATTTCACCAGCAGGTTCAATCGGTAAGCACACACCAGCTGGACGTTACTTATTAGAGAACGGCGTACAACCAGTTGACTTTAACTCTTACGGTTCTCGTCGTGGTAACCATGAAGTTATGATGCGTGGTACATTCGCGAACATTCGTATTAAAAACCAAATCGCACCAGGAACAGAAGGTGGATATACAACATATTGGCCAACTGGTGAAGTAACATCAATCTATGATGCTGCTATGAAATATAAAGAAGATGGCACAGGCCTTCTAGTTGTTGCAGGTAAAGATTACGGTATGGGAAGTTCTCGTGACTGGGCTGCTAAAGGTACAAACTTATTAGGTATTAAAGCAGTAATCGCAGAAAGCTTCGAGCGTATCCACCGTAGTAACTTAGTATTAATGGGCGTATTACCACTACAATTTAAAGATGGCGAAAGCGCTGAAACATTAGGTCTTGTTGGTAACGAGTCATTTGAAATTCAAATCGACAAAACAGTTAGACCACGCGATCTTGTAAAAGTAGTTGCAACTGATGCAGATGGCAATGAAAAACAATTTGAAGTAGTAGCTCGTTTCGATAGTGAAGTTGAAATTGACTACTACCGTCACGGTGGTATTCTGCAAATGGTTCTTCGTGAGAAAATCGAAGAGTCTAAAGTGTCGAACTAA
- the sspO gene encoding acid-soluble spore protein SspO, which produces MGKRKANHTISGMNAASAQGQGAGYNEEFANENLTPAERQNNKKRKKNQ; this is translated from the coding sequence ATGGGTAAACGAAAAGCAAATCATACTATTTCAGGAATGAATGCTGCATCCGCACAAGGACAAGGTGCTGGTTATAACGAAGAGTTTGCAAATGAGAATTTAACTCCTGCAGAGCGACAAAATAATAAGAAACGCAAAAAGAACCAGTAA
- the pdaB gene encoding polysaccharide deacetylase family sporulation protein PdaB codes for MLKQKIFLFVFSLLCAVHIFQVEKVEAKMLLRKELEPTGYVTWEVPNNEKVIAITFDDGPDPTYTPQILNLLRQYKAEATFFMIGFRVQRNPYLVKQVLKEGHEIGNHTMNHLYASNSSDEKLENDILDGKKYFKKWVKEPLLFRPPGGYINDAVFKTAKEAGYQTVLWSWHQDPRDWANPGVESIVNHVVKNAKSGDIVLLHDGGNNRSQTVAALAKILPELKKQGYRFVTVSELLRYKH; via the coding sequence ATGTTAAAACAGAAAATTTTTCTATTCGTTTTTTCTTTACTATGCGCAGTACATATATTTCAAGTTGAAAAAGTGGAAGCGAAAATGTTGCTCAGAAAAGAGCTAGAACCAACTGGCTATGTAACATGGGAAGTACCTAATAATGAAAAGGTTATTGCCATTACATTTGATGATGGACCAGATCCAACTTATACACCACAAATTTTAAATTTATTACGTCAATATAAAGCAGAAGCGACATTTTTTATGATTGGATTTCGAGTTCAGCGTAATCCATATTTAGTGAAACAAGTGTTAAAAGAGGGACATGAAATTGGAAATCATACGATGAATCATTTATATGCGAGTAATTCATCGGATGAAAAATTAGAAAATGATATTTTAGATGGAAAGAAATATTTTAAAAAATGGGTGAAAGAACCTTTGCTATTCCGTCCACCTGGCGGATATATTAACGATGCTGTATTTAAAACAGCTAAAGAAGCTGGTTATCAAACTGTTCTATGGTCGTGGCATCAAGATCCACGTGATTGGGCAAATCCAGGGGTTGAATCCATTGTAAATCATGTAGTGAAAAATGCTAAAAGTGGCGATATTGTATTGTTACATGATGGGGGAAATAATCGTAGTCAAACAGTAGCAGCGCTAGCAAAAATTTTACCTGAACTGAAAAAGCAGGGCTATCGATTTGTAACGGTTTCGGAATTGTTACGTTATAAACATTAG
- a CDS encoding small acid-soluble spore protein P — MGKNNREAKEKKGQPEPLSGSHKVKNRNHSRQKNHAHHDM; from the coding sequence ATGGGAAAAAACAATCGTGAAGCGAAAGAAAAAAAAGGACAACCTGAACCATTAAGCGGATCTCATAAAGTAAAAAACCGTAACCATTCACGCCAAAAAAATCATGCACATCATGATATGTAA
- a CDS encoding Hsp20/alpha crystallin family protein, with the protein MGKKKKDCLFHVDGFEEWMDQFCSDSCSNFSFPNQIHIDLCETEQEYILETDVPNVSEQNVVIKKLETGLNICILHKNISLQRIIPLPATIIYKKMLACLENGFLAIHISKNEIADKHEKQVLFSN; encoded by the coding sequence ATGGGCAAGAAAAAGAAGGATTGTCTTTTTCATGTTGATGGTTTCGAAGAATGGATGGATCAATTTTGTTCTGATTCTTGTAGTAACTTTAGTTTCCCAAATCAAATTCATATTGATCTTTGCGAAACTGAACAAGAGTACATCTTGGAAACAGATGTACCGAATGTATCTGAACAAAATGTAGTCATTAAAAAGCTGGAGACAGGCCTAAACATTTGCATACTTCATAAAAATATTTCTTTACAGCGGATCATTCCTTTACCCGCTACTATTATTTATAAGAAGATGCTAGCCTGCTTAGAGAATGGTTTTTTAGCCATTCATATTTCCAAAAACGAAATAGCTGATAAACATGAAAAGCAAGTTCTTTTTTCAAATTAG
- a CDS encoding MDR family MFS transporter, with the protein MKGKLQNIHPLGMTIIIGTLFARFATSMSIPFLAIYLTTVKGVSAGMTGAIIGTSALVGVFASFIGGNLSDRFGRNMILIWSMIVWVFVFIGFSLADHVLSFFLLNALNGLCRSFFEPTSRALLSDLTKPEYRLLVYNLRYGAINVGVAIGPLVGLQIGSAKSTIPFLVAAGVYILYTAILAFQFKKYPIEKKKVNIEKPVTMLNAIRILRKDVVFLVALVGIILSNCGFSHLTTTVSQYFANAHIFQDGVKLFSYMLALNAIVVVVIQYPVIQMCKKYTPLVSIMLGTLFVSGGLFGFGIVESMLGAAICTIIFTIGEVLMFSMTDVFIDDIAVPHLKGTYFGAMGFSGIGAVIGPWFGGVLLDYYGYQNGFVVFSALAIFSTVAFPVLLVTKGLLKKRYDGNSNMEVHAK; encoded by the coding sequence ATGAAGGGGAAGTTACAAAATATTCATCCGTTAGGAATGACAATTATAATAGGGACTTTATTTGCGAGGTTCGCCACGTCAATGAGTATTCCTTTTTTAGCGATTTATTTAACGACTGTTAAAGGCGTATCAGCTGGAATGACGGGTGCTATTATTGGAACGAGTGCACTTGTTGGAGTGTTTGCCAGTTTTATCGGAGGGAATTTATCTGATCGATTCGGTCGAAATATGATTCTAATATGGTCCATGATCGTTTGGGTGTTTGTATTCATAGGATTTTCACTTGCAGATCATGTTTTAAGTTTCTTTTTATTAAATGCTTTGAATGGATTATGTAGGTCCTTTTTTGAACCGACGTCAAGAGCATTATTATCAGATTTAACGAAACCAGAGTATCGTTTACTCGTATATAATTTGCGTTACGGTGCAATCAATGTTGGAGTAGCGATTGGGCCACTTGTCGGATTACAAATCGGAAGCGCAAAATCTACAATTCCTTTTCTAGTAGCAGCGGGAGTATATATTCTATATACAGCTATATTAGCATTCCAATTTAAGAAGTATCCAATTGAAAAAAAGAAAGTAAATATAGAAAAGCCTGTCACAATGTTAAATGCAATTCGCATTTTGCGAAAGGATGTTGTATTTTTAGTTGCGTTAGTTGGTATTATTTTGAGTAATTGTGGTTTTTCTCACTTAACGACGACAGTATCACAATATTTTGCAAATGCACATATATTCCAGGATGGAGTGAAATTATTTTCATATATGTTAGCTTTAAATGCGATTGTTGTAGTCGTAATTCAATACCCTGTTATTCAAATGTGTAAAAAGTATACACCGTTAGTATCCATTATGCTGGGAACTTTATTTGTGAGCGGGGGATTATTTGGATTTGGAATAGTAGAATCTATGCTAGGTGCTGCCATTTGTACAATTATTTTTACAATTGGAGAAGTTCTCATGTTTTCAATGACGGATGTATTTATAGATGATATAGCTGTTCCACATTTAAAAGGGACATATTTTGGAGCGATGGGGTTTTCGGGGATTGGAGCAGTAATAGGTCCATGGTTTGGGGGAGTACTTCTCGATTATTACGGGTACCAAAATGGATTTGTAGTATTTTCAGCGCTAGCTATATTTTCAACTGTAGCGTTTCCAGTTCTGTTAGTTACGAAAGGTTTATTGAAAAAAAGATATGATGGAAATTCTAATATGGAAGTACATGCGAAATAA
- a CDS encoding alanyl-tRNA editing protein — MEHKLYYTDAYKQDFTTKVIKQDYDKDGNLYVVLNETAFYPTGGGQPHDTGTLNGITVFGVEEVNEEIRHFITEQLHTEEVEGKINWDRRFDHMQQHAAQHILSASFWDHFNIPTIGFHLGRETVTIDLETENLHTETVEKAVQIANNIVFENHPIRIEWVDLEEAKTLPLRKEPNMTENIRVVMIENFDYNGCGGTHPKRTGEVGPIQALSWERNKGSIRLTFIAGWRTLKLIGQQQQIMKDVSKQLNSSESDIPAKVAQLLTSQKENEKTIQTMNEKLLYAEANELLQQPAEIHASILISKVFTNRSMQEISKLSAIITEQQEHAITYFIIENEDKLQCILACGKTVTLDMNALLKDALPAIEGKGGGNKKSARGGGKAIMTGDEFLNQLVSSLQSAV, encoded by the coding sequence TTGGAGCACAAATTATATTACACTGACGCTTATAAGCAAGACTTTACTACTAAAGTTATAAAGCAAGATTATGATAAAGACGGTAACTTATACGTTGTTTTAAATGAAACGGCATTTTATCCAACAGGTGGCGGGCAGCCCCATGATACTGGAACTTTAAATGGCATTACTGTATTTGGTGTTGAAGAAGTCAACGAAGAAATCCGCCACTTCATTACAGAACAATTACATACAGAAGAAGTAGAAGGTAAAATCAATTGGGATCGCCGTTTTGATCATATGCAACAACATGCGGCTCAGCATATTTTATCTGCTTCTTTTTGGGATCATTTTAACATACCTACGATTGGATTCCATCTTGGTAGAGAAACGGTAACAATCGATTTAGAAACAGAAAATCTGCATACAGAAACAGTTGAAAAAGCAGTACAAATTGCAAACAATATAGTTTTTGAAAACCATCCAATCCGTATAGAGTGGGTGGACTTAGAAGAAGCGAAAACATTACCTCTTCGTAAAGAACCGAATATGACAGAAAATATACGCGTTGTTATGATCGAAAACTTTGATTATAACGGCTGCGGCGGAACACACCCGAAACGTACTGGTGAAGTAGGTCCTATTCAAGCTCTTAGCTGGGAACGCAATAAAGGTAGCATACGACTAACGTTTATCGCTGGCTGGCGCACACTTAAATTAATAGGGCAACAACAACAAATTATGAAGGATGTTTCCAAACAATTAAACAGTAGCGAGAGTGATATTCCAGCAAAAGTAGCACAACTGCTTACTTCTCAAAAAGAAAACGAAAAAACAATACAAACAATGAATGAAAAATTATTATATGCAGAGGCAAATGAACTACTTCAACAGCCTGCCGAAATACATGCTAGCATACTTATTTCTAAAGTGTTTACAAATCGTTCTATGCAAGAAATCTCAAAACTATCCGCTATTATTACAGAACAACAAGAACATGCCATTACATATTTCATTATTGAAAACGAGGACAAATTACAATGTATTCTTGCTTGCGGAAAAACGGTCACGCTTGATATGAATGCTCTTTTAAAAGATGCACTTCCTGCCATTGAAGGAAAAGGTGGCGGGAATAAAAAAAGTGCTCGTGGTGGCGGGAAAGCGATTATGACTGGGGATGAGTTTTTAAATCAACTTGTTTCTTCTTTACAGTCAGCAGTGTAA
- a CDS encoding DUF6434 domain-containing protein, whose protein sequence is MRPPLTKSISLEDFQNYYWLKEELQIFCREHDLPASGSKIEITERISHYLHTGKILKNSSGQKVSKASLSYKDLSLQTIITKNHRCSEDVRAFFKEKIGANFRFTVALQKFFKENVGKTYEDAITFWYEENERKKDPTYKTTISSQFEYNRFTRDFFEDPNNKGKSKADAIAAWNEIKAKPGSNAYIPQRVEN, encoded by the coding sequence ATGCGTCCACCTCTAACAAAGTCTATATCACTTGAAGATTTCCAAAACTATTATTGGTTAAAAGAAGAACTTCAAATATTTTGTCGTGAACATGATTTGCCAGCTAGCGGCTCTAAGATTGAAATAACCGAGCGTATCTCACATTATTTACATACTGGTAAAATATTAAAAAACAGCTCTGGTCAAAAGGTGAGTAAAGCTTCCCTCTCTTATAAAGACCTTTCTCTTCAAACGATTATTACTAAAAATCACCGCTGTAGCGAAGATGTTCGTGCCTTTTTCAAAGAAAAAATCGGAGCAAACTTCCGCTTTACAGTAGCTCTTCAAAAGTTTTTTAAAGAGAATGTTGGAAAAACATATGAAGATGCGATAACGTTTTGGTATGAAGAAAACGAACGAAAAAAAGATCCTACTTATAAAACAACTATCAGCTCGCAGTTTGAATACAATCGCTTTACTCGCGACTTTTTCGAAGATCCAAATAACAAAGGGAAATCAAAAGCTGATGCAATCGCCGCTTGGAATGAAATAAAAGCAAAGCCTGGTAGCAACGCTTATATTCCTCAAAGAGTAGAAAACTAG